From Deinococcus aquaticus, one genomic window encodes:
- a CDS encoding SRPBCC family protein, translating into MKLSYSGQEQVQAPPAAVWAFVQDPERVARCLPDVQEVVVHDQTHMDATVQVGVGMVRGKFKFKIEVLPDEAANRVSVKVQGGGLGSVVDLTAGANVVDNGNGTTTLDWTGDATMRGPVATVGGRLLDAQAQKLISKTFENMSAHVSASSSTLA; encoded by the coding sequence ATGAAACTCAGTTACTCAGGTCAGGAACAGGTGCAGGCCCCCCCCGCCGCCGTGTGGGCGTTCGTGCAGGACCCGGAGCGCGTGGCGCGCTGCCTGCCGGACGTGCAGGAGGTCGTCGTGCACGACCAGACGCACATGGACGCCACCGTGCAGGTCGGCGTGGGCATGGTGCGCGGCAAGTTCAAGTTCAAGATCGAGGTGCTGCCTGACGAAGCGGCGAACCGCGTGAGCGTGAAGGTGCAGGGCGGCGGGCTGGGCAGCGTCGTGGACCTGACCGCCGGAGCGAACGTCGTGGACAACGGCAACGGCACGACCACCCTGGACTGGACCGGTGACGCCACCATGCGCGGCCCGGTCGCCACGGTCGGCGGCCGCCTGCTGGACGCCCAGGCGCAGAAGCTGATCTCCAAGACCTTCGAGAACATGAGCGCGCACGTCAGTGCGTCCAGCAGCACGCTGGCCTGA
- a CDS encoding nucleotidyltransferase family protein → MTVPSHAPQAHGPVAGVLLAAGLGTRMGGPKQLAPLAGRPLVRHAAQALADAGHDTLLCAVPPGEVGDGIREALRGLPFAFVVNPDPARGLGSSFRAAVGALPAGLAAVNFALADMPLLTPAVHAALIRAYRETGAPVVLAEYAGPDAGPGVAPVRAPPHLFRADLLAAVRDAPDADHGPRHLIREHAAQAVTLTFPAALLLDVDTPEALAQAEEWLKGT, encoded by the coding sequence ATGACCGTACCTTCTCACGCGCCACAGGCTCACGGTCCCGTCGCGGGCGTGCTGCTGGCAGCCGGGCTGGGCACCCGCATGGGCGGCCCCAAGCAACTGGCCCCGCTGGCCGGGCGGCCCCTGGTGCGGCACGCCGCGCAGGCCCTGGCGGACGCCGGGCACGACACGCTGCTGTGCGCCGTGCCGCCCGGCGAGGTGGGCGACGGTATCCGCGAGGCCCTGCGGGGCCTACCCTTCGCCTTCGTGGTGAACCCGGACCCGGCGCGCGGCCTGGGCAGTTCTTTCCGCGCCGCCGTGGGGGCCCTGCCCGCCGGGCTGGCCGCCGTGAACTTCGCGCTGGCCGATATGCCCCTCCTGACGCCCGCCGTGCACGCCGCGCTGATCCGCGCCTACCGTGAGACCGGCGCGCCCGTCGTGCTGGCCGAGTACGCGGGCCCGGACGCGGGCCCTGGCGTGGCCCCGGTGCGTGCGCCCCCGCACCTGTTCCGCGCGGACCTGCTGGCGGCCGTGCGGGACGCCCCGGACGCCGATCACGGCCCCAGGCACCTGATCCGCGAGCACGCCGCGCAGGCCGTCACGCTGACCTTCCCGGCCGCGCTGCTGCTGGACGTGGATACCCCCGAGGCGCTGGCGCAGGCCGAAGAGTGGCTGAAGGGAACGTAG
- a CDS encoding metallophosphoesterase — translation MSRQVLIIPDLHGRPDLLRATLERFPDAHYVSLGDAIDRGPRSMPVVEKLMELHAAGRATLLMGNHERMMQEGVKWYRQYEGTHDLGDYRKAMEGYQWWMRAGGETVRTELGGLTLEKFPPLLEAYLKVLRRVVYVTADGDIHDEAPAHPSVMIAHASPPVRHPQHPNPLSAALWLRPFEGPFPLPDGVMYSVHGHTPVPTPSRMGRHLYIDLGAYDTGRLAVAEVNVHGLPAITVFCGRGEPARARKYARFGEPIPVTPVDLPGAPPR, via the coding sequence GTGAGCCGGCAGGTGCTGATCATTCCCGACCTGCACGGCCGCCCGGACCTGCTACGCGCCACCCTCGAACGCTTCCCGGACGCGCACTACGTGTCGCTGGGCGACGCCATCGACCGCGGCCCGCGCTCCATGCCCGTCGTGGAGAAACTGATGGAACTGCACGCCGCCGGGCGCGCCACCCTGCTGATGGGCAACCACGAACGCATGATGCAGGAAGGCGTGAAATGGTACCGGCAGTACGAGGGCACCCACGACCTTGGGGATTACCGCAAGGCCATGGAAGGCTACCAGTGGTGGATGCGCGCCGGCGGAGAGACCGTCCGCACGGAACTGGGCGGCCTGACCCTCGAAAAATTCCCGCCGCTGCTCGAGGCATACCTGAAAGTCCTGCGGCGCGTCGTGTACGTCACCGCCGACGGCGACATCCACGACGAGGCGCCCGCGCACCCCAGCGTGATGATCGCGCACGCCTCCCCGCCCGTGCGGCACCCGCAGCACCCCAACCCGCTGTCGGCGGCGCTGTGGCTGCGGCCCTTCGAGGGACCGTTCCCGCTGCCCGACGGGGTCATGTACTCCGTGCACGGGCACACACCGGTTCCCACGCCGTCACGCATGGGCCGCCACCTGTACATCGACCTGGGCGCGTACGATACCGGCCGCCTCGCCGTGGCCGAAGTGAACGTGCACGGCCTGCCCGCCATCACGGTGTTCTGCGGGCGCGGCGAACCCGCGCGGGCCCGCAAGTACGCCCGGTTCGGGGAACCCATTCCCGTCACCCCGGTCGACCTGCCCGGCGCGCCGCCCAGGTAA
- a CDS encoding metallophosphoesterase, with protein sequence MTVTRRLFLRTLAGGGAAALVAGGAGAAQAYRFGVTRHARTLPGLRAPLRAVFLTDLHYGLFIGAGSVAAWVDATNDLRPDLVLLGGDQLDARMDDLPGPLLRELGRLRAPLGVLGVWGNHDYGSFGRYGGRQYGAPRADWAAKRAELTAAFSGAGVTILRDEGRAVRGDLWVGGTDDLWFGKLDVTAALAGAQERATLLVTHNPDLLPDLPRPVGLVLCGHTHGGQVRLPLIGAPVVPSAFGQRYAMGWVQGQHATPAYVSRGLGLSGLPVRNLCEPEITLLQLSPAAG encoded by the coding sequence ATGACCGTGACCCGACGTCTGTTCCTGCGCACCCTGGCCGGGGGGGGCGCGGCGGCGCTGGTGGCGGGCGGGGCGGGGGCGGCGCAGGCGTACCGCTTCGGCGTGACCCGCCACGCCCGCACGCTGCCGGGCCTGCGCGCGCCGCTGCGGGCCGTGTTCCTGACGGACCTGCACTACGGGCTGTTCATCGGGGCCGGGAGCGTGGCGGCCTGGGTGGACGCCACGAACGACCTGCGGCCCGATCTGGTGCTGCTGGGCGGCGATCAGCTGGACGCCCGCATGGACGACCTGCCGGGGCCGCTGCTGCGCGAACTGGGGCGCCTGCGCGCACCCCTGGGCGTGCTGGGCGTGTGGGGCAACCACGATTACGGCAGTTTCGGACGGTACGGCGGGCGGCAGTACGGCGCGCCCCGAGCGGACTGGGCCGCCAAACGCGCGGAACTGACGGCGGCGTTCTCGGGGGCGGGCGTGACGATCCTGCGGGACGAGGGCCGCGCGGTGCGGGGCGACCTGTGGGTGGGCGGCACGGACGACCTGTGGTTCGGCAAGCTGGACGTGACGGCGGCCCTGGCGGGCGCGCAGGAGCGGGCGACGCTGCTGGTCACTCACAACCCGGACCTGCTGCCCGACCTGCCGCGCCCGGTGGGACTGGTGCTGTGCGGGCACACGCACGGCGGGCAGGTGCGCCTTCCGTTGATTGGGGCGCCAGTGGTGCCCAGCGCGTTCGGGCAGCGGTACGCGATGGGATGGGTACAGGGGCAGCACGCCACGCCCGCGTATGTCAGCCGGGGCCTGGGCCTGAGCGGCCTGCCGGTGCGGAACCTGTGCGAACCGGAAATCACGCTCCTGCAGCTGAGCCCGGCTGCCGGCTGA
- a CDS encoding glutamate synthase-related protein, producing MNRTDNRVTPAAVPHTPQNEPVQTGNGLHTPSAAEQRGAREQGLYAAQEHDACGVGFVAHIKGQKNHSIIQQGLKILENLDHRGAVGADPLMGDGAGILIQIPDEFYRAEFAEQGVTLPPLGDYGVGMIFLPKEIASRRACEQELERAVQAEGQVVLGWRDVPVNAEMPMSPTVREKEPVIRQIFIGAGPDTLVPDALERKLYVIRRRASNAIRALNFTHGAEYYVPSMSCRTVIYKGLLLATQVGEYYLDLQDARVVSALALVHQRFSTNTFPEWPLAHPYRMVAHNGEINTVKGNFNWMRAREGIMQSPVLGDDLKKLYPISFEGESDTATFDNALELLTLAGYPMAHAAMMMIPEAWEQNENLHPSRRAFYEYHASMMEPWDGPAAMVFTDGRQVGATLDRNGLRPARYVQTRDDLVILASESGVLPVPESKIVKKWRLQPGRMFLIDFEQGRIIEDDELKNQFSSAKPYAQWVENTRFRLDDSDESGTVAQFREPLLERQQAFGYTQEDLKFLMGPMALSGEEGIGSMGNDSPLAVLSGKNKPLYSYFKQLFAQVTNPPIDPIREAVVMSLVSFVGPRPNLLDINAVNPQLRLEVEQPILDFDDMARVRSIEEYTRGKFKAYELDITYPAEWGARGVEAKIATINAWAVDAIESGHNIIIISDRRVDRERVAIPSVLALSSVHHHLVKAGLRMKVGLVVETGDAREVHHFAVLAGFGAEAIHPYLALETLINLHADVPGVPDLGGIGAGKAMRNYIKAIGKGMSKIMSKMGVSTYMSYCGAQLFEAIGLKSDFVQKYFYGTPTQVGGIGIFEVAEEALRNHRAAFSEDPVLAHSLDAGGEYAWRVRGEEHMWTPDSIAKLQHSVRSGSYSTFEEYARIINDQSKRHMTLRGLFDFKTEGLTPIPIEEVEAASEIVKRFATGAMSLGSISTEAHTTLAVAMNRIGGKSNTGEGGEDPARYEREMRGETLGEGHTLASILGESADGQKRVEVDYPLEPGDSLRSKIKQVASGRFGVTTGYLTSADQIQIKMAQGAKPGEGGQLPGGKVSEYIGFLRHSVPGVGLISPPPHHDIYSIEDLAQLIHDLKNVNSRADISVKLVSEVGVGTIAAGVAKAKADHIVIAGHDGGTGASPWSSIKHAGSPWELGLAETQQTLVLNRLRDRVRVQTDGQLKTGRDVVIASMLGADEFGFATAPLVAQGCIMMRKCHLNTCPVGVATQDPLLRARFQGKPEHVINFFFFIAEEVRTIMASLGIRTLNELTGRSDLLDTRKGIEHWKAQGLDFSRVFYRPELPEGVGTRHLHTQDHGLDRALDLQLIDKCRPAFDTGVKVHFLQDVRNVNRTVGAMLSGELIRRHPQGLPDNTVFIQMEGTGGQSFGAFLAPGITLYLIGDANDYTGKGLSGGRVVVRPSIEFRGRAEENIIVGNTVLYGATTGEAFFRGVAGERFAVRLSGARAVVEGVGDHGCEYMTGGTAVVLGQTGRNFAAGMSGGVAYVYDVDGKFAQRCNTSMVDLLPLEPEAEQLAHTPASGLHMGQSDEAHLRGLLENHHKWTGSQRASELLDDWENSLRKFVKVFPREYQRALRERTDSDAGTVHAADTTSMQTAQPANAVAAQGTLTK from the coding sequence ATGAACAGAACAGACAACCGGGTGACTCCGGCTGCAGTGCCGCACACCCCCCAGAACGAACCGGTCCAGACCGGAAACGGTCTGCACACGCCCTCCGCCGCCGAACAGCGCGGCGCGCGCGAGCAGGGCCTCTACGCCGCGCAGGAACACGACGCCTGCGGCGTGGGCTTCGTGGCGCACATCAAGGGCCAGAAAAACCACTCGATCATCCAGCAGGGCCTGAAGATCCTCGAGAACCTCGACCACCGGGGCGCGGTCGGCGCGGACCCCCTGATGGGCGACGGGGCCGGCATCCTGATCCAGATTCCCGACGAGTTCTACCGCGCCGAATTTGCCGAGCAGGGCGTCACGCTGCCCCCCCTGGGCGATTACGGCGTCGGCATGATCTTCCTGCCCAAGGAAATCGCCTCGCGCCGTGCCTGCGAGCAGGAACTCGAACGCGCCGTGCAGGCCGAGGGTCAGGTCGTGCTGGGCTGGCGTGACGTGCCCGTGAACGCCGAGATGCCCATGAGCCCCACCGTCCGCGAGAAGGAACCCGTCATCCGGCAGATCTTCATCGGCGCCGGACCCGACACCCTGGTCCCGGACGCCCTGGAACGCAAGCTGTACGTGATTCGCCGCCGCGCGAGCAACGCCATCCGCGCGCTGAACTTCACGCACGGCGCCGAGTACTACGTGCCCAGCATGTCCTGCCGCACCGTGATCTACAAGGGCCTGCTGCTGGCCACGCAGGTCGGCGAGTACTACCTGGACCTGCAGGACGCGCGGGTCGTTTCGGCCCTGGCCCTGGTGCACCAGCGCTTCAGCACGAACACCTTCCCCGAGTGGCCCCTGGCGCACCCGTACCGCATGGTCGCGCACAACGGCGAGATCAACACCGTCAAGGGGAACTTCAACTGGATGCGTGCCCGCGAGGGCATCATGCAGAGCCCCGTGCTGGGCGACGACCTGAAGAAGCTCTACCCGATCTCCTTCGAGGGCGAGAGCGACACCGCCACCTTCGACAACGCGCTCGAACTCCTGACCCTGGCCGGGTACCCCATGGCGCACGCCGCCATGATGATGATCCCGGAAGCCTGGGAGCAGAACGAGAACCTGCACCCCAGCCGCCGCGCGTTCTACGAGTACCACGCCAGCATGATGGAACCCTGGGACGGCCCGGCTGCGATGGTCTTCACAGATGGCCGTCAGGTGGGCGCGACCCTGGACCGCAACGGACTGCGCCCCGCCCGCTACGTGCAGACCCGCGACGACCTCGTGATCCTGGCCAGCGAGTCCGGCGTGCTGCCGGTTCCCGAGAGCAAGATCGTCAAGAAGTGGCGCCTGCAACCGGGCCGCATGTTCCTGATCGACTTCGAGCAGGGCCGCATCATCGAGGACGACGAACTGAAAAACCAGTTCTCGTCGGCCAAACCCTACGCGCAGTGGGTCGAGAACACCCGCTTCCGCCTGGATGACAGTGACGAGTCCGGCACGGTCGCGCAGTTCCGCGAGCCGCTGCTGGAACGCCAGCAGGCCTTCGGGTACACCCAGGAGGACCTGAAGTTCCTGATGGGCCCCATGGCCCTGAGCGGCGAGGAAGGCATCGGCAGCATGGGCAACGACAGCCCGCTGGCCGTGCTGTCCGGCAAGAACAAGCCCCTGTACTCGTACTTCAAGCAGCTGTTCGCGCAGGTGACCAACCCGCCCATCGACCCGATCCGCGAAGCCGTGGTCATGAGCCTCGTGTCGTTCGTGGGGCCGCGCCCGAACCTGCTGGACATCAACGCGGTCAACCCCCAGCTGCGCCTGGAAGTCGAGCAGCCCATCCTGGACTTCGACGACATGGCCCGCGTGCGCTCCATCGAGGAGTACACGCGTGGCAAGTTCAAGGCCTACGAACTGGACATCACCTACCCCGCCGAGTGGGGCGCGCGCGGCGTCGAGGCCAAGATCGCCACCATCAACGCCTGGGCCGTGGACGCCATCGAGAGCGGCCACAACATCATCATCATCAGTGACCGCCGCGTGGACCGCGAACGCGTCGCCATTCCCAGCGTGCTGGCGCTCAGTAGCGTGCACCACCACCTCGTGAAGGCCGGTCTGCGCATGAAAGTCGGTCTGGTCGTGGAAACCGGGGACGCCCGCGAGGTGCATCACTTTGCCGTGCTGGCCGGGTTCGGCGCGGAAGCCATTCACCCGTACCTGGCGCTGGAAACCCTGATCAACCTGCACGCCGACGTGCCCGGCGTGCCCGACCTGGGCGGCATCGGGGCCGGGAAGGCCATGCGCAACTACATCAAGGCCATCGGCAAGGGCATGAGCAAGATCATGTCCAAGATGGGCGTCAGCACGTACATGAGTTACTGCGGCGCGCAGCTGTTCGAGGCCATCGGTCTGAAGAGCGACTTCGTGCAGAAGTACTTCTACGGCACGCCCACGCAGGTCGGCGGCATCGGCATCTTCGAGGTGGCCGAGGAAGCCCTGCGTAACCACCGCGCGGCGTTCAGCGAGGACCCCGTCCTGGCACACAGCCTCGACGCGGGCGGCGAGTACGCGTGGCGCGTGCGCGGCGAGGAGCACATGTGGACGCCGGACTCGATCGCCAAGCTGCAACACTCGGTGCGCAGCGGCTCGTACAGCACCTTCGAGGAGTACGCCCGCATCATCAACGACCAGAGCAAGCGCCACATGACCCTGCGCGGCCTGTTCGACTTCAAGACCGAGGGCCTCACGCCCATTCCCATTGAGGAAGTCGAGGCGGCCAGCGAGATCGTCAAACGCTTCGCCACCGGCGCCATGAGCCTCGGCTCGATCAGCACCGAGGCGCACACCACGCTGGCCGTCGCCATGAACCGCATCGGCGGTAAGAGCAACACCGGCGAGGGCGGCGAGGACCCCGCCCGCTACGAACGCGAGATGCGCGGCGAGACCCTCGGCGAGGGCCACACCCTGGCCAGCATCCTCGGTGAAAGCGCCGACGGCCAGAAACGCGTCGAGGTGGACTACCCGCTGGAACCCGGCGACAGCCTGCGCAGCAAGATCAAACAGGTCGCCTCGGGCCGCTTTGGCGTCACCACCGGCTACCTGACCAGCGCCGACCAGATCCAGATCAAGATGGCGCAGGGCGCCAAGCCCGGCGAGGGCGGCCAGCTGCCCGGCGGGAAGGTCAGCGAGTACATCGGGTTCCTGCGCCACAGCGTGCCCGGCGTGGGCCTGATCAGCCCGCCCCCGCACCACGACATCTACTCCATCGAGGACCTCGCGCAGCTGATCCACGACCTGAAGAACGTGAACTCCCGCGCGGACATCAGCGTGAAACTCGTCTCGGAAGTCGGCGTGGGCACCATTGCTGCCGGGGTCGCCAAGGCCAAGGCCGACCACATCGTGATCGCCGGGCATGACGGCGGCACGGGTGCGAGCCCCTGGAGCAGCATCAAGCACGCCGGGTCGCCCTGGGAACTGGGTCTGGCGGAAACGCAGCAGACGCTGGTCCTGAACCGCCTGCGTGACCGGGTGCGCGTGCAGACCGACGGGCAACTCAAGACCGGCCGTGACGTCGTGATCGCCTCCATGCTCGGCGCGGACGAGTTCGGCTTCGCCACCGCCCCGCTGGTCGCGCAGGGCTGCATCATGATGCGCAAGTGTCACCTGAACACCTGCCCCGTCGGCGTGGCCACGCAGGACCCGCTGCTGCGCGCCCGCTTCCAGGGGAAACCCGAGCACGTCATCAACTTCTTCTTCTTCATCGCCGAGGAAGTCCGCACCATCATGGCCAGCCTGGGCATCCGCACCCTGAACGAACTGACGGGCCGCAGCGACCTGCTCGACACCCGCAAGGGCATCGAGCACTGGAAAGCGCAGGGCCTGGACTTCAGCCGCGTGTTCTACCGCCCGGAACTGCCCGAAGGGGTCGGCACCCGCCACCTGCACACCCAGGACCACGGCCTGGACCGCGCGCTGGACCTGCAACTGATCGACAAGTGCCGCCCCGCCTTCGACACCGGCGTGAAAGTGCACTTCCTTCAGGACGTGCGCAACGTGAACCGCACCGTCGGCGCGATGCTGTCCGGCGAACTGATCCGCCGCCACCCGCAGGGCCTGCCGGACAACACCGTGTTCATCCAGATGGAAGGCACGGGCGGCCAGAGCTTCGGCGCGTTCCTGGCCCCCGGCATCACCCTGTACCTGATCGGGGACGCCAACGACTACACCGGCAAGGGCCTGTCCGGCGGCCGCGTGGTCGTGCGCCCCAGCATCGAGTTCCGCGGCCGCGCCGAGGAGAACATCATCGTGGGCAACACCGTCCTGTACGGCGCGACCACCGGTGAGGCCTTCTTCCGGGGCGTGGCGGGCGAACGCTTCGCCGTGCGCCTCAGCGGCGCGCGGGCCGTCGTGGAAGGCGTGGGCGACCACGGCTGCGAGTACATGACCGGCGGCACCGCCGTCGTGCTCGGCCAGACCGGACGGAACTTCGCCGCAGGCATGAGCGGCGGCGTCGCGTACGTGTACGACGTGGACGGCAAGTTCGCGCAGCGCTGCAACACCAGCATGGTCGACCTGCTGCCCCTGGAACCCGAAGCCGAGCAGCTGGCCCACACGCCCGCCAGCGGCCTGCACATGGGCCAGAGCGACGAGGCGCACCTGCGCGGCCTGCTGGAAAACCACCACAAGTGGACCGGCTCGCAGCGCGCCAGCGAACTCCTCGACGACTGGGAGAACAGCCTGCGGAAATTCGTGAAGGTCTTCCCCCGCGAGTACCAGCGCGCCCTGCGGGAACGCACCGACAGCGACGCCGGGACCGTTCACGCCGCCGACACCACCAGCATGCAGACCGCGCAGCCCGCCAACGCCGTGGCCGCGCAGGGCACGCTCACCAAATAA
- a CDS encoding glutamate synthase subunit beta, whose product MSKITGFLDQPRIKDQYAPVDARLRHYHEFLIPLDSGAAKLQATRCMDCGIPFCNNGCPVGNIIPDFNNLVYQDDWRSALDTLHSTNNFPEFTGRICPAPCEAACTLNINGDAVGIKSIELSIIERGWQEGWVTPQPPAVKTGRKVAVIGSGPAGLAAAQQLARAGHDVTVFEKNDRVGGLMRYGIPDFKMDKHHIDRRVEQMEAEGVTFRTSTMVGTWPEGSRVTNLSKKTVTPDELKAEFDAVLLAGGAEHPRDLPAPGRELDGIHFAMEFLPQQNRVNAGDKLKKQLRADGKHVIVIGGGDTGSDCVGTSNRHGAASVTQFEVMPQPPEKENKPLVWPYWPMKLRTSTSHEEGATREFAIATKEFIGKGGKVTGVKTVRMELIDGKLTEVEGSEEIHKADLVLLAMGFISPIGSVIDAFGIDKDARGNAHAHTDEGGYHTNIEGIFAAGDMRRGQSLVVWAIREGRQAARAIDQHLMGTSVLPR is encoded by the coding sequence ATGAGCAAGATCACCGGCTTCCTCGACCAACCGCGCATCAAGGACCAGTACGCCCCCGTCGACGCGCGGCTGCGGCACTACCACGAATTCCTGATCCCGCTCGACAGTGGCGCCGCGAAACTCCAGGCGACCCGCTGCATGGACTGCGGCATCCCGTTCTGCAACAACGGCTGCCCCGTCGGGAACATCATCCCGGACTTCAACAACCTCGTGTACCAGGACGACTGGCGCAGCGCGCTGGACACCCTACACTCCACGAACAACTTCCCGGAATTCACGGGCCGCATCTGCCCCGCCCCCTGCGAGGCTGCCTGCACCCTGAACATCAACGGCGACGCCGTCGGCATCAAGAGCATCGAGCTGAGCATCATCGAACGCGGCTGGCAGGAAGGCTGGGTCACGCCGCAACCCCCCGCCGTGAAGACCGGCCGGAAAGTCGCGGTGATTGGCTCAGGCCCCGCGGGGCTGGCCGCCGCGCAGCAACTCGCGCGCGCCGGGCATGACGTGACCGTCTTCGAGAAGAACGACCGCGTGGGCGGCCTGATGCGCTACGGCATCCCCGACTTCAAGATGGACAAGCACCACATCGACCGCCGCGTCGAGCAGATGGAAGCCGAAGGCGTCACCTTCCGCACCAGCACCATGGTCGGCACGTGGCCCGAAGGCAGCCGCGTCACGAACCTCAGCAAGAAGACCGTCACGCCCGACGAGCTGAAAGCCGAATTCGACGCCGTCCTCCTCGCCGGCGGCGCCGAACACCCCCGCGACCTGCCCGCCCCTGGCCGCGAACTGGACGGCATTCACTTCGCCATGGAATTCCTGCCCCAGCAGAACCGCGTGAACGCCGGCGACAAACTCAAGAAACAACTGCGCGCCGACGGCAAGCACGTCATCGTCATCGGCGGCGGCGACACCGGCAGCGACTGCGTCGGCACCAGCAACCGCCACGGCGCCGCATCCGTGACCCAGTTCGAGGTCATGCCGCAGCCGCCGGAAAAAGAGAACAAACCCCTCGTGTGGCCCTACTGGCCCATGAAACTCCGCACCAGCACCAGCCACGAGGAAGGCGCCACGCGCGAATTCGCCATCGCCACCAAGGAATTCATCGGCAAGGGCGGCAAGGTCACCGGCGTCAAGACCGTCCGCATGGAACTGATTGACGGCAAACTCACCGAAGTCGAAGGCAGCGAGGAAATCCACAAGGCCGACCTCGTCCTGCTCGCCATGGGCTTCATCAGCCCCATCGGCAGCGTCATCGACGCCTTCGGCATCGACAAGGACGCCCGAGGCAACGCCCACGCCCACACCGACGAGGGCGGCTACCACACCAACATCGAAGGAATCTTTGCCGCCGGAGACATGCGGCGCGGCCAGAGCCTCGTCGTGTGGGCCATCCGCGAGGGCCGACAGGCCGCCCGCGCCATCGACCAGCACCTGATGGGTACCTCGGTCCTGCCCCGCTAA
- a CDS encoding YybH family protein yields the protein MTLSAPTDSTPTPGDPTHILSAYAAAVRARDTEALLALYHPHVTVYDLWQHWQYDGLNAWRGMIEDWFASLGDERVQVTFDDIRSTPTPELALVHAFATYTGLSATGERLRAMNNRITLTLIPEGSGWLILHEHSSAPAEFSSGKVNLHRPA from the coding sequence ATGACCCTCAGCGCCCCAACTGACAGCACCCCGACGCCCGGTGACCCCACACACATCCTCAGCGCCTACGCCGCCGCCGTCCGCGCCAGGGACACCGAGGCCCTGCTCGCCCTGTACCACCCCCACGTCACTGTGTACGACCTGTGGCAACACTGGCAGTACGACGGCCTGAACGCATGGCGCGGCATGATCGAAGACTGGTTCGCCAGCCTGGGCGACGAGCGGGTGCAGGTCACCTTCGACGACATCCGCAGCACCCCCACGCCGGAACTGGCCCTCGTGCACGCCTTCGCCACCTACACGGGCCTCAGCGCCACTGGCGAACGCCTGCGCGCCATGAACAACCGCATCACCCTCACCCTGATCCCCGAGGGGAGCGGCTGGCTGATCCTCCACGAACACAGCAGCGCCCCCGCCGAATTCAGCAGCGGCAAGGTCAACCTCCACCGACCAGCCTGA
- the glyA gene encoding serine hydroxymethyltransferase — protein MTTTAEKSAARDTALFDLITQEAERQQRGLELIASENFTSAAVREAQGSIVTNKYAEGYPGKRWYGGCEVVDRIEQLAIDRLKELFGAAWANVQPHSGSSANLAVYNALIQPGDTVLGMDLSHGGHLTHGNPVNFSGLRYRIVSYKVNPETELIDMEEVRRLAHEHQPKMIIAGASAYSRTIDFAAFREIADEVGAILFADVAHIAGLIAGGVHPNALPHAHVVASTTHKTLRGPRGGIILSNDPEMGAKIDRAVFPGYQGGPLEHVIAAKAVAFGEALTDDFKAYAAQIIRNAQALAQAFQDKGYRVVSGGTDNHLLVLDLRPQGLNGTKATRLLDANHITISKSTLPYDTEKILHGGGIRIGTPAVTTRGMVESDMLTIADLIDRALKGEDVKEEVHAFAGGFQIP, from the coding sequence ATGACGACCACCGCCGAGAAATCTGCCGCCCGTGACACGGCACTCTTCGACCTGATCACCCAGGAGGCCGAGCGTCAGCAGCGCGGCCTGGAGTTGATCGCTTCCGAGAACTTCACGTCGGCGGCGGTGCGTGAGGCGCAGGGCAGCATCGTGACCAACAAGTACGCCGAAGGGTACCCCGGCAAGCGCTGGTACGGCGGGTGCGAGGTCGTGGACCGCATCGAGCAGCTGGCCATCGACCGCCTGAAGGAACTGTTCGGCGCGGCGTGGGCGAACGTGCAGCCGCACAGTGGGTCAAGTGCGAACCTCGCGGTGTACAACGCGCTGATCCAGCCGGGCGACACGGTGCTGGGCATGGACCTGAGCCACGGCGGGCACCTGACGCACGGGAACCCCGTGAACTTCTCGGGCCTGCGCTACCGGATCGTGAGTTACAAGGTGAACCCCGAAACCGAACTGATCGACATGGAAGAAGTGCGCCGGCTGGCGCACGAGCACCAGCCGAAGATGATCATCGCGGGCGCCAGCGCGTACAGCCGCACCATCGACTTCGCGGCGTTCCGGGAAATTGCCGACGAGGTGGGCGCCATCCTGTTCGCGGACGTGGCGCACATCGCGGGCCTGATCGCGGGCGGCGTGCACCCGAACGCGCTGCCGCACGCGCACGTGGTGGCCAGCACCACTCACAAGACCCTGCGCGGCCCGCGCGGCGGCATCATCCTGAGTAACGACCCGGAGATGGGCGCCAAGATCGACCGGGCCGTGTTCCCCGGTTACCAGGGTGGGCCGCTGGAGCACGTGATCGCCGCGAAGGCCGTCGCGTTCGGCGAGGCGCTCACCGATGACTTCAAGGCGTACGCCGCGCAGATCATCCGCAACGCGCAGGCACTTGCCCAGGCCTTCCAGGACAAGGGGTACCGCGTGGTGTCCGGCGGGACCGACAACCACCTGCTGGTGCTGGACCTGCGCCCCCAGGGCCTGAACGGCACCAAGGCCACCAGGCTGCTGGACGCCAACCACATCACGATCAGCAAGAGCACCCTGCCGTACGACACCGAGAAGATCCTGCACGGCGGCGGCATCCGCATCGGCACGCCCGCCGTCACCACGCGCGGCATGGTCGAGAGCGACATGCTGACCATCGCCGACCTGATCGACCGCGCCCTGAAAGGCGAGGACGTGAAGGAAGAAGTGCACGCCTTCGCGGGCGGCTTCCAGATTCCCTGA